The genome window AGATaaatcaatctaattaaaaccaTGCTTTACATTCCCGCTCCTCtactaaatatttatacaaactcatTCATCAATTATCCGTTTTAATTGGTGTGTCGTAAAGACGCAGAAATCACACATTTTACTTTGGTCACTGTTTGATCGTTTTGAGAAGCTGCTGCCTTGAAGTTGTGTAAGACTAGCGTTACCGTGGTTACAAGTCTATAAAAGATAGCGACATCTAGGATGCCTTTGTTTTCCGTTTCCGAGTACTGGAAACTCCATTGCTTGCAGCTCCTACGACCGGAAGTATGAATTTCCAtagttttatcattataaagaATGGAACGGCGACCCAGAAGCCATTTGGAATAACGAAAAGGAAAATGTGTTCCATGACTGTGTTGTTCTTCCGGTACGTGTCGGAAACAACGTACATAAGGAAGTAGAGCACGGTCTTCCAAAACGTCATCACGGTCACCGTGAAGGCCAACGGAACAGTATGGCGGCTCTTCCGGTAATGCTGCAAAATCAATGAAAAGCTTTAATGAAATACACTAACGTTTATATTGGGTTGTCGGtatctttttataatttataaatatcaacGAAGTTGTCAGCTACTGTTACAATAATTGGGATCAAAATTTACCATAAAATCAGAAAGCATAACTGTAATGTAGTAATAATATACTCAAATATAGGAAAACATGAAAGAAAAAATCGTAAATCTCAATAGGAAAACATGAAAGAAAAAATCGTAAatctcaaacaaacaaaacaacagcAATATCTACATCAGTAAGACCGACTAACTGGTACTGTGGTATGACGAGATTGGAACTTGACAGACTATTGAATGTATATCACAATTGAGACATTGGACAACATTTACGAGAACATAGACATTATCATTTGTTGTCAGTTTTGCTGATTTTTGCATCTCAAGACAAAACCGAATCGAAGGTTACTGATAAAAAGAAACGTTTTAAAGTGACGACCCAATTACTACAATAAAGTTCCTAAGTCAATACGAATTGATAAGTTATATCGGAGAACCACACGGCCCCCATATCTGTAGTACACCACCTCGCGCAGATTAGCACGCGAAATAGTTCCGTGGTTATAACAAGAGGTTAATAAACCACGTCTTAAATAGCCAATCAGAATTCAGGATTGTCGAGAGACGTCAGCCCATCTGACATGTCACTGTATTAATTGCCatttgacattgatgaaatCAGAAATAAATACAACATGATGCACTCAAGTCTATTGTTGGTTACCTTATCAGCTGGATTTTATTGCTGCGATTTTCAGTTGTCATAACGCGGAGATTTTTATTTACggatatttaacatttttgtcaCCTACAAGGCCATGGGGACATTTCAATATCTACAAGTTCTATGTTGTTGTGGATGTTGTTAACTACTACAGTTTGAAATTAATATCCAATACAGAAACACAAAAGGcacatgggccttaacggtcatctgattatTGACAAGATACAATAATAAGTAATCAAAGAAAAACGTCTTTGGATGAATACACAAGAATCATATAGactgaaaattattttgtttcatttaaaaaaaacaattaacgTATTGCACAATTGTATACTACGAACTATTCAGTAAAATGTGTTTTGATATATTCGATTACTGTGGCCTTCaaacaaggtcaaggtcattcatgttAACTAAGTCGGTAGCCATAATTCATTCTAGCATTATGCCGTCCCAATATCTAGTTTCTAAGCCTttttagttattgacaagaaaccgttaaaagattttaggaTATTTGACCCCCTGTGTTCTTAATGATGGTcaaattcattcatttgaacaaaattggtagtacttcatcccagcatgctaaaGGCACAATAAGGTATCTAAGCATGAATGAAAAAGTTTACAGACGGCGTGCGGCGGACAACGGGCGACGACGGACACACCACAGTCCTGACCATTCGGGTCATATGACCTAAAAAAGGTAAGATTACGCTCTGTCACCATGCCTAAGGTATAAAGCCTCAGTTTGGCTGATGAATGCAAAGGTGGTATACTAGTCCACTATATGCCTAATATATAGGCAAAAATAGAATACATGCAAATAAAAAGCTTATTAATATCTAGGAAGGGGTATACGTTTGTGAAACAGTGGCACCAGATAATTGATTTAGAGCGGATGGTTACCATACCACTGGTCATTTGTTGATCATCAGAGATGTTGAGAGATATGGGGTAGGGGCGATAACTCTCACATTCCGTCAGCATAATATTTGATTTCTATACATACCATGATTATGGCTATGATATTGAGCACAACCTCTGCATAATTGAGTCTGAAATTAAGAAACGCACACAGTTAAATAACGAAATTTCAATCGATGTTAGTATGGTatgtacggtggctgggagcggacatgaaataaataaaattattgcgtgggaacgaaatacttttgcgttcgaacgaaatattattgcgtgggaacgaaatattattgcgtgggaacgaaatattattgcgtgggaacgaaatattattgcgttcgaacgaaataatatttcgttcccacgcaataatatttcgttcccacgcaatattattgcgttcgaacgcaatattattgcgtgggaacgaaatattattgcgtgggaacgaaatattattgcgtgggaacgaaatgttatttcgtgggaacgaaataattattacGTTCAAACGAAATAATTATTACGTTCAAACGAAATAACTATCAAGCTCATTATCATACATGGATGATATTACAGTAATCATGCCACCGTAGTAATATGATATGGCCTACAACGTATGAAACGGCACcttatctaaaaaaaatgtttccttATTTTCAACgatttaaagttttgtttattgtataatactttatatattcaatgaaatatatataattgtatgtataattagaggtgttcctaaagccgtgcaatataacatctcttcatatatagattggtgtaaacaaattatgtaataatactttatatattcaatgaaatatatataattgtatttatcttgtacgtacaacatagtatcttgtacatgtatgaacaacttagtatataaacttgtacgtacaagatactaagtcgtGCGTACATGATACTACGTTGTACGTCCAAATgtacaagaaaataatttgtacgtacaagatactgtaATAACATGTACGTACTTGTAAGATATGAAGTTATACGTACAATATAATAACttgtacatacaatatattagCTGTACGTACATGATACAACGATGTATGTAcaaacgtacaagataatattTTGTGCATACGTACGTACATGATACAACGATGTATGTAcaaacgtacaagataatattTTGTGCATACGTACGTACATGATACAACATGTACAAACGTACAAGATACTGTACAATATACGTACATGATAATAAGTTGTACGgacatgataaataaaattatgtattgGTCCTTATACGCTGGCGTAAATAAAAGCAGTCTATGTgcttttatattactgtatatataactttaatacaTCGGGTtattatgtttcaatatttccatttgaaTGTGTGCAATTGTGTTACAAGGAAAGTTGTTTTGTATCAATACTTAGTCAactaattttaaaaagtaaaacaatgaatttacaTGACTTTCTCtacaattttaatgcaaatcattgaaggcaaatactgaaatagaacacaaatccaaataatacatgcaataaactttaaattaatggtttcgaagaaaaatatactttataaagtATACCTTATTAAGAAGGTTTACACAAAACCACTTTAAATGACCAAttacaaagaatattgatatgaaattgcagACTGCCACATTTGAAATAGCCAAAGGTAAACCGttgatatttcgttcccacgcaataattatttcgttcccacgaaataattatttcgttcgaacgcaataatatttcgttcccacgcaataatatttcgttcgaacgcaataatatttcgttcccacgcaataatatttcgttcgaacgcattagtatttcgttcccacgcaataatatttcgttcccacgcaattatatttcgttcccacgcaataatatttcgttcccacgcaataatatttcgtacccacgcaataatatttcgttcccacgcaataattttatttatttcatgtccgctcccagccagcGTATCAAACAGAGTGCGTGTAAGTGTACAAATTAACGATTTATATCTGAACCGTGGGTTAATTATGACAATCCATATTTACAAGTACTGAATCGGCAAAAACAAAATCAGTGGGTATTGAGACCAAAGACgtacaaataaaaaatgtcacGTATAATAACAAATGTGACGTAAAACAACACATAACGTACAAACAACAGATGCAACATACAAACAACAGTTTTGCCACACGAACAACATGATTTGGGGTAGCAAAACAGATTTGGCGTACAAACAACAACTTTGACGTACAAACAACATATATGGCGTGCAAACAACAGGTAAACGTACAAACAACAGATGCGACGTACAAACAACAGATGTGACGTAATACAACAATTGACGTACAAATAACAGATGACGTCCAATCaacaaaggagaaggtacgttaagactcgaatatggccccaaaattgattctccagtaaagaacaacatattttgccatataacagttgaatacatttgctaacacattacatcccgaaaatatcccgcatgtgccaattatgctcactatgacgtcatcaacatgtagtttcccgccatttttcacaaaaatccttgaatccttaaaaatgatgaatttctagcaaaatttggcgagaagaggaaaatcatcaatttgatgacgtcataggtggagcacatcgtgtacatggttataaaaatttatgttttgatgaatggcaagtatgagagtattaattgatgtgaaattgatgtggatcagagttgaTATTTTTCGgcatgaaaaattaaggccaaatactggtcctatcatatctactcctttggcGTACAAACAACAGATGTGGCGTAAAAAACATCATGTAAATGTACAAACAACAGATCTGACGTACAAACAACGGATGTGACGTACAAACAACAGATGACGTACAAACAACAGATGTGGAGTACAAAAAACAGGTAAACGTACAAACAACAGCTGTGACGTAATACAAGAGATAACGTACAAACAACAGATGTGACGTAATACAACAAATGACGCTCAATTAACAGATCTGACGTACAAACAACAGATCTGACGTAAAAACAACAGATGATGTACAAATAGCAAATGTGATGTACGCACAACAGATGTGACATACAAACAACAGATGTGACGTAAAACAACAAATGACGTACGCACAACAGATGTTACGTAAAACAACAGATGTgagaacaaacaaacaataaacgtACAAACAACAGGTATGACGTATAAACAACAGATATGACGTACAAACAACAGATGTGGCTTACAAACAACAGATGGCGTTCTTACAACAGATCTGACGTTCAAACAACAGATGTGACTTAAAACAATAGATTACATACAAACAACAGATGAAGTACAAACAACAGATGTGGCATAAACAACAGTTGTGATGTAAAACAACAGGTTAACGTACAAACAACAGATGTGGCGTAAAACAACAGATGACGTTCAAACAACATATGTGGCGCACAAACAACAATTGTGACGCACAAATaactgctgttatttttttcgtaTGGATAGTTAAAAGATCTGGTGAAAAAGTAATGAAAAAACTTACAAACTCTGGGCGAATACAAAGTCATCCTTAAGGTCAGGGTATCGCTGATCGACAGTCACGTAGTATTTATCTAAAACAACCGAATTACTTCACATAGTACTTATCTGGAATAACAGAAATGACCTCAAAGTgagtaataatatataaaacatcaaaaacgtcctcaaagtgagtaataatacataaaacatcagaaatgacctcaaagtgagtaataatatataaaacatcagaaatgacctcaaagtgagtaataatatataaaacatcagaaatgacctcaaa of Argopecten irradians isolate NY chromosome 7, Ai_NY, whole genome shotgun sequence contains these proteins:
- the LOC138327811 gene encoding uncharacterized protein, which translates into the protein MEGLLQMPGWVLLWFYATAVICTWDASFIVFRPHSLPGGKLAYIWYLYKYYVTVDQRYPDLKDDFVFAQSLLNYAEVVLNIIAIIMHYRKSRHTVPLAFTVTVMTFWKTVLYFLMYVVSDTYRKNNTVMEHIFLFVIPNGFWVAVPFFIMIKLWKFILPVVGAASNGVSSTRKRKTKAS